The Alphaproteobacteria bacterium genome contains a region encoding:
- a CDS encoding ABC transporter substrate-binding protein: protein MSVRNSLPQLTRRLLLAAAAMTALTAPAFAQDTIKLGLVAAMSGQSAKSGEAIVRGLSIAIDEINAKGGVLGKKVELLVRDDESNPAKGAVAARELVQREKVVGLFGGLDTPVSIAIVPFANQNKVPFMGVWAAGTPITRNGAAENYAFRVSAVDVLVDKAMIDYAAKKYATKKPGMILINNPWGESNEKGLKEALAEKNMPYAGIEKFQDADVDVVPQLTRLKEAGADVLFLVANVAPSSQVVKSLDRMGWSVPIVSHWGPAGGRFSELAGPSSERVHFIQTFSFSGKLSPKAESVLAALKKKYPEIKSLADVTPAVGIANAYDAMNLMTLAIAKAGSTEGPKVREALYALPKYEGLIKTYDKPFTPTNHDALTSDDYIFTHFKDGEILPLTN, encoded by the coding sequence ATGTCCGTGCGAAACAGCCTTCCGCAACTCACGCGCCGCCTGCTTCTGGCTGCCGCCGCCATGACCGCCCTCACGGCACCAGCCTTCGCGCAGGACACCATAAAGCTCGGCCTCGTCGCTGCAATGTCCGGCCAATCGGCGAAGTCCGGCGAGGCGATCGTTCGCGGACTCTCGATCGCCATCGACGAGATCAACGCCAAAGGCGGTGTGCTCGGCAAGAAGGTTGAACTTCTGGTGCGGGACGATGAAAGCAATCCCGCCAAGGGAGCCGTGGCGGCCCGCGAGCTGGTGCAGCGCGAGAAGGTTGTCGGCTTGTTCGGCGGCCTCGACACGCCGGTGTCGATCGCGATCGTGCCGTTCGCCAACCAGAACAAGGTGCCGTTCATGGGCGTCTGGGCGGCCGGCACACCGATCACCCGCAACGGCGCGGCCGAGAACTATGCGTTCCGGGTCTCGGCCGTCGATGTGCTGGTCGACAAGGCCATGATCGACTACGCGGCCAAGAAATATGCGACCAAGAAGCCTGGGATGATCCTGATCAACAATCCCTGGGGCGAGTCGAACGAAAAGGGCCTCAAGGAGGCGCTCGCTGAGAAGAACATGCCCTACGCGGGCATCGAGAAATTCCAAGACGCCGATGTCGACGTCGTGCCACAGTTGACCCGGCTGAAGGAAGCCGGTGCGGACGTGCTGTTCCTGGTGGCAAACGTGGCGCCTTCGTCACAGGTGGTCAAATCACTCGACCGCATGGGCTGGAGCGTTCCGATCGTCTCGCATTGGGGTCCGGCCGGCGGGCGCTTCAGCGAGCTTGCGGGGCCGAGCAGTGAGCGGGTCCACTTCATTCAGACTTTCAGCTTCTCGGGAAAACTTTCGCCGAAGGCCGAAAGCGTGCTTGCAGCGCTGAAGAAGAAGTATCCGGAGATCAAGAGCCTCGCTGACGTGACCCCCGCCGTGGGGATCGCCAATGCGTACGACGCGATGAATTTGATGACGCTTGCCATCGCCAAGGCAGGCTCGACCGAAGGCCCGAAGGTCCGCGAGGCGCTCTACGCGCTTCCGAAATACGAGGGGCTGATCAAGACCTACGACAAGCCGTTCACGCCGACGAACCACGACGCGCTGACATCTGACGACTACATCTTCACCCACTTCAAGGACGGCGAGATTCTTCCGCTGACGAACTAG
- a CDS encoding branched-chain amino acid ABC transporter permease: MLLISAIVSGLAVGSMYGLIALGFHVTYVVSNTVNFAQGSSMMLGAVLGYTFGIKLGWPMPLAVAMSLALCALFGLLVERALVRPFAERGSNAWLMATVAGGIVLDNIVLFTFGKEPRAFPSFLAQKPIDLFGAGVFPLQLIIPVVGVGIAVALQIAFHRTRLGKALLAVVQNKDAARLMGINVRSAIAFSFALSTALAGLAGMLIAPLFSIHSEMGTLFGIKAFAVAILGGITSASGVMLAGLLYGLIEASVTAFIGSSYTQIIVFAVVILALAVMPNGLLGRAAAKKV, encoded by the coding sequence ATGCTTTTGATTTCGGCGATCGTCTCCGGCCTCGCGGTCGGGAGCATGTATGGACTTATCGCACTCGGCTTCCACGTCACCTACGTCGTCTCCAACACGGTCAACTTCGCGCAGGGTTCCTCGATGATGCTCGGCGCTGTGCTCGGCTACACGTTCGGGATCAAGCTCGGTTGGCCGATGCCGCTCGCGGTGGCGATGTCGCTTGCGCTCTGCGCTCTGTTCGGCCTTCTGGTCGAGCGCGCGCTGGTACGGCCGTTCGCAGAGCGCGGCTCGAATGCCTGGCTGATGGCGACGGTTGCGGGCGGGATCGTGCTCGACAATATCGTGCTGTTCACGTTCGGCAAGGAGCCGCGCGCTTTTCCATCGTTCCTCGCGCAAAAGCCGATCGATCTTTTCGGCGCAGGCGTGTTTCCGCTGCAGTTGATCATTCCGGTCGTCGGCGTCGGGATTGCGGTCGCGCTGCAGATCGCGTTCCACCGCACGCGTCTCGGCAAGGCGCTTCTCGCCGTAGTCCAGAACAAGGATGCGGCGCGCCTGATGGGAATCAACGTACGGTCAGCGATCGCGTTCTCGTTTGCGCTTTCGACCGCGCTCGCCGGGCTTGCCGGCATGCTGATTGCGCCGCTATTCAGCATTCATTCCGAGATGGGCACGCTGTTCGGCATCAAGGCGTTTGCTGTCGCAATTCTCGGCGGCATCACCTCTGCGTCGGGGGTGATGCTGGCAGGGCTGCTCTATGGGTTGATCGAGGCTTCGGTCACCGCGTTCATTGGCTCGAGCTACACGCAGATCATCGTATTCGCGGTCGTCATCCTTGCGCTCGCCGTCATGCCGAACGGGCTGCTTGGCCGCGCGGCGGCGAAAAAAGTATGA
- a CDS encoding nuclear transport factor 2 family protein, which yields MSAAAAKAAVIAPSEETGAAADIVEKFLVASMVPDPETAARYIAEPLKLTFTGGRKFSHPRESTAFNAKRYKWVKKKMERSDVAPADGETIVYNIGTLYGEWPDGTPFEGNRYVDRFVVRGGKIVQMDVWNDSAERLLARNGIDA from the coding sequence ATGTCCGCCGCAGCCGCCAAAGCCGCCGTGATTGCCCCCTCCGAAGAGACCGGCGCAGCAGCCGACATCGTCGAGAAATTCCTCGTCGCCTCCATGGTGCCGGACCCTGAAACCGCCGCGCGCTACATTGCAGAGCCGCTCAAGCTCACCTTCACGGGAGGCCGCAAGTTCTCGCATCCGCGCGAGAGCACGGCGTTCAACGCCAAGCGCTACAAGTGGGTGAAGAAGAAGATGGAGCGCTCGGATGTGGCGCCCGCCGACGGAGAGACAATCGTCTACAACATCGGCACGCTCTATGGCGAATGGCCGGACGGCACACCGTTCGAAGGCAACCGCTACGTTGACCGCTTCGTCGTGCGCGGCGGCAAGATCGTGCAAATGGACGTGTGGAACGACAGCGCCGAGCGTCTGCTTGCACGCAATGGCATCGATGCCTGA
- a CDS encoding DUF1116 domain-containing protein, translating to MRTIDQANQEALRRILAGDPVLVDVIPASEAIPDLADRMILHAGPPIGWDRMCGPMRGAVTGIAVFEGWAKDLDDAASSAAAGSFVFHPNHHFGAVGPMTGMTTRSQPLMVVENKTYGNRAYCAINEGLGKVMRFGGNDAEVLNRLHWIRETLGPALGRAIRESGGIPLKPLLARGLTMGDEMHQRNVACSSLLLRQLAPLLARTSKDGGELVTCLDFIGHNDQFFLNIAMAMGKALTDPARDVTASSMVTAMCRNGTDFGLRVSGTGDRWFTAPVEMPTGIYFPGFSERDANPDMGDSAIVETIGLGAFAMAAAPAVVGYIGAGRASEAAAFTRSMAEITVGPNPAWVIPAMDFAGVPTGIDIRLVVETGLAPIINTGIAHREPGLGQVGAGIVKAPLKCFQDALVAFAETIGVK from the coding sequence TTGAGAACAATCGATCAAGCCAATCAAGAAGCGCTGCGACGTATTCTCGCCGGCGATCCCGTCTTGGTCGACGTGATCCCGGCCTCCGAGGCCATTCCGGACTTGGCGGATCGCATGATCCTTCATGCCGGACCGCCGATCGGCTGGGATCGGATGTGCGGTCCCATGCGCGGGGCGGTCACAGGTATTGCGGTGTTCGAAGGCTGGGCAAAGGATCTCGACGATGCGGCGTCGAGCGCGGCCGCCGGCTCCTTTGTTTTCCACCCCAATCATCACTTCGGGGCGGTTGGTCCGATGACCGGCATGACGACCAGAAGCCAGCCGCTCATGGTGGTCGAGAACAAGACTTACGGCAATCGTGCCTATTGCGCGATCAATGAGGGCCTCGGCAAGGTGATGCGGTTCGGCGGCAATGACGCCGAAGTCTTGAACCGCTTGCACTGGATCCGCGAGACTCTGGGACCCGCACTGGGACGCGCGATTCGTGAATCAGGCGGCATTCCGCTGAAGCCGTTGCTTGCGCGCGGACTGACCATGGGTGACGAGATGCATCAGCGGAACGTCGCGTGCTCCAGTCTGCTGCTGCGTCAACTCGCGCCGCTGCTGGCGCGGACATCCAAAGACGGCGGCGAGCTTGTCACCTGCCTGGACTTCATCGGCCACAACGATCAGTTCTTTCTCAATATCGCGATGGCGATGGGAAAGGCACTCACCGACCCGGCACGCGACGTCACGGCGTCGTCTATGGTCACGGCCATGTGCCGCAACGGCACTGACTTCGGCCTTCGCGTCTCGGGCACGGGCGACCGTTGGTTCACCGCACCCGTTGAGATGCCGACCGGAATCTACTTTCCGGGCTTCAGCGAAAGGGACGCCAATCCGGACATGGGGGACTCGGCCATCGTGGAGACCATCGGCCTCGGCGCTTTCGCGATGGCCGCGGCGCCGGCGGTGGTCGGATATATCGGAGCGGGGCGCGCCTCCGAGGCGGCGGCGTTCACGCGATCGATGGCGGAAATTACCGTCGGGCCCAATCCCGCATGGGTCATTCCGGCGATGGATTTTGCGGGTGTGCCGACCGGCATCGATATCCGTCTCGTCGTCGAGACCGGCCTCGCTCCAATCATCAACACCGGGATCGCGCACCGAGAGCCTGGGCTAGGTCAGGTCGGCGCCGGCATCGTGAAGGCGCCGCTCAAATGCTTCCAGGACGCGCTTGTGGCTTTTGCCGAGACGATAGGCGTTAAATGA